The genomic stretch TACAGCTCGTCAGAAGGTTAGTATAAATTATAGGATGATGTTTTTCAAGGTATCTCAAATGCCGTTTGCCCCAAATCCCGATTTCAACCTTCGGCTGTTCGGGTAGCTTCAAATCAGGCAGTAAATAATCTCCCTGCTGTGTGTATGTAATCTTTGTCGCCATAATTCATACCTCCTTGACCTTTATTTTCTTGACTTTGGCTTTCGTGAGCTTGATTAACAGCTCGTCAATGACATCGGTGTACTTGCCTCGTGAAATGAGATCATTTCTCAAATCAATCAGGCTGTTGATAACCGTGCGCCGCTCATCGGGCGTTAGGTAAATGTGGTATTTGGGATTTCTCATAGTCATTTCCTCCTTGACTTAAATTTACATTCACATTATAGGAAGAAATTGAATAAATCACAAATGTGCGAGCGAGAAATGTGTGTAACTGCCGATAAAACCTGAATTCCTCATAAGTCCGTTATGAACACTCGTACCAGCAAATATATGCACCGTTGATACAAAGTCAGCGGTGCATTTTTCCCATTCTTATCACGTTTTTTTAACACAACAAAACAAATGACCATCTTTTTCGTAGCCTTTTTAGGGTTAAACTACGTTAAGGATGGTCTTTTTGTTTTTGTACGATATACATTTTTAACCGTAAAAATTCAACTGCGGTCAACTAATAGACATATGCGGTCAACCTATTGCTTTATTCGGTCAACCAATTAGCTTTTGCGGTCAACTATATACAAATCACAGTTTTACTCTGTTTCTCAGCATATTTCAAAGCGGTGTACGCTCCGCCATAATAAAGGATGTTATTTTCTTTCGATAAAGGATGTTATTTTCTTTCGATAAAGGATGTTATTTTCTTTCGATATTATTGATTTATTAAAAATTATATATTATAATTTATTTAAATAGTATCTAAATGAGGAGGTAACAACTATGAACAATTTAAACCTTATGCCAAACGAAGCCGTAATACTTAAAAATGATAGTGTTTCACGTTACGAAGGTAAGTCCTTTGGAAATTCTGGTGAATTAGTTCTCACAAATATGAACCTATTTTTTATTGTCCAAAAAGGTTTTTTTGGTAATAAACAAGAGGTTCAGAAATTCCCATTAAATCAAGTTAAAGTAATAGATGGAAAAGCTCAATTAAGAGTAAGCAATGACAATAATTTAGAAATATATTTTATGAACGGACAGCAAAGTTTTAGCTTTAGTTCTTTTGGAAAACGCGATTCAGTAAAATGGGCTAACGCCGTTTCAAAGGCATTGACAGGTCATGAGGCAGATTTAACTGATGATGAAAAAAGTTATATAGCTGGTGTAGGCGCAGTAGCAGATACACTAAAGAACACTTTTGGTTCATTCAAAAAAGGACTCGGTATTAACGAAAAGGAACCCGAAAGAACAACCACAAGGTGTATGTCTTGTAGGGCTCCATTGGCAGGAATAAAAGGACAAATAGTTAAATGCAAATATTGCGATACTGAACAGACTATTTAGGAGGCTATAATATGGGTATTATAAAAGCATTTACCGGTGCAATTGGCGGAACATTTGCGGACCAATGGAAAGATATAATTACCGCAGGAAGCTTTGATGAACATACTGCAGTTTCTCCTGGTGTATTAAAAAGCACAAATAATGGACGAGGTACAAACACTAGCGGTTCAGATGGTATTATATCCAACGGATCAAAAATCTATATTCCTGAAAATACAGCTGCTTTCATTTTCAGTCAATCAGGTATCGAAGATATTATTACTGAGCCAGGCGGATATGAATATCAAAACGGTCAAGAAAGTATATTTAATGGTGATGGAGTAAAAAAATCCATCTTTAAGCAAGCTAAAGATAGAATCGGATATGGTGGTATTTCAGCAGATTATAAACAAATTGCTTTTGTTAATCTACGTGAGATAAGAAACATTTACTTTGGAACACACGGTCCCCAAGTGTATAATGACCTTTTCTACGGGGTTGACCTCGAAATCTATTCTTATGGCTCATTTACAGTACAGATTGTTGACCCTGTTGTTTTTGTAAGAAATTTCGTACCAGCAAATGTCAACTATTATTCATTTGACGATTCAAAAGTGCGTGCTCAGTTATTATCCGAGTTTTTGCAATCATTTTCAGTCGCGTTAAACTCATTGTCTAGCACATACAGAGTTTCTCAGTTACCTTCACAAGCAAATGCTATATCAGAACAGATCGCTCAAGATTCATTTAATGCCGGAACATGGCCCGAGCGTTTTGGATTTAAACTAGTAAAAGTTGGAATTGAAAACATCGAGTTCTCAGAACAGTCAAGAGAATTGGTTAACAAATACTCAGCTAATAAGATGAATCTTAGTGCATACGAAGACGTTTCACAAAAAGCCTCAAATATAGCTGCTCAACAAAAGATGGCCGAGGGAGTCCAAACCCATGGCTTTGGCGATATGGGTGGTATGGTCTTTGGTATGAATATGGCACAGGGTATGGCACAAAACACGGGTGCGAATGCTCAGCCTAAACCACAAATGTCTTTCGATGAGCAAATAGAAGCTCTCCAGAAATTAAAATCACTTTTAGATGCAGGTGTTTTAACACAAGACGAATTTGATGCCAAAAAGAGAGAAATAATGGGGTTATAAACTATTAGTTGACCGCATATGTAAAAAACATATTTCATCATCAAAAAACGTATATTGACTTTTGAAAACGTATTTCGCCTTTTAAAAACGTATGTGACACCATATAAGTTGACCGCATATTGAAATTGATAAATCTTTGTATCAAAGCTGTACGGAAAACCCAGCAAAAAGTCAGATTTTATCTGACTTTTTTGCATTTTATGACACAAAAAATCCTTGGCAGACGCGTAAGGTAGGCTCGTGAATTTGTTGGCTATTCTCTACAAATTCATCAATCTGTTTTTAGTGATAATCGCTAAATCAGATTTGCTAAACCTTACGCGTCTGCCAAGCTATTCGGGCTTCATTCTGCGTTTCATAGCGGCTGGGATTATTTGATCGATTACTTCCAAGTCCGCTTGCTGCTCTCCCTCACCGTCATATATTTTCATATGAGTTGTGAAGTCCGCCTGGATTCCTATTCTTATATCCAGCCCGTCAGCTGTTTCGTGAATCACTATTTTATCAATCAGCTGTCTCAGATTTGAATTGCTTACTGCTCCCTCCGCAACGATTTCCTCCATTATTTCCAGAGTGTTTTTCAGCTCAGCCTTTCGTTTTTTGATAGTGTCATCGTAGTTTTCGATTTCATATATTTCGGTTTTAATTTTCTTTATATCACTCTCACAGCTTTCGAGCATTTCGTCATATACTTCGGCGTGTTCCCTGTCCCTGATTCTTTCAAGCAGTATTTCTTTCTGGTCAGTTTTCCTTTGGGCAAGCTCACCCTTTAAGCTCTTAATTTTGCTCGTCACGCTGTTTTTCTGCTTGCGCCATTTACTTACTTCCTCATCAACTTTATTGTAATTATCCTTTGCCTGCTCGCTGATTCTGAGGATTTCACTATAGACCAGCTCATCAAGCTCGCTCTCGTTTATCCTGTGAGGTGTGCAGTTTTCTTTGCCGTAGCGGTGATAACCGTTGCAGCTATACTCTATTCGCTCCGGCTTATTACGCCACCTGCGCCTTATCGCGACGAAGGTTGAACCGCAGTCGCCGCACTTAAGCAGTCCTGAGTATCGGTGACATGGCTTACCTGAGCTCGCCCTGACTTTGCCCTCACGCTTCTGTTCAATCAGCTTCTGAACCTGATTGAATTTCTCCTTTGATATAATCGGTGTAACAAAGTTTTCGTGAACGAACTGTTCCTCTTTTGGCAGGTCTTTTCGGACATGGGTGATTTTGTTATTGTATGTTTTGTGGCAGGTCAGTGTACCGATGTAGAAGTCATTTACCAGAATTCGCTTCACGCCTGTATTATCCCACAGGTATTTAAATCCGATTTTCGGTTTATTGTAGCCGAGATTCTTCCCCAACAGTTTCTTCTGATAATAAGCGGGCGATTTTACGCCTTCCTCGTTAAGAATTCGGGCTATGGCACTAAAGCCATAGCCCTCGAGATACATATTAAATATTCTTCTGACAATCTCCGCGTGCTTTTCAACTACCTTGATCTCACCCGTATTCTTATCTTTAAAATAACCGAGCGGCGGTATCATAACAAAGCCCTTTTTCTGTTTTTGAACCATTCCCGCGCGGACCTTCTTAGAGATATCACGGGCGTACATATCATTGAATAATCCTTTGAATCCAATAATCAAATCGTCGTCCTCGTTACTCGTATCGAGATTTTCGGTAACCGAAAGCACCCGCACCTCGTGTTCCCTGAGATAGTCAATGAAGAGTGCGGTCTGTGTTTTATGTCTGCCGAGTCGAGACATATCCTTAACGATAATCGCCTCGATGGCGTCGTTTTCTACCTGCTCATATATTTTATTAATACCCTCGCGGTTGAAGTGCATTCCGCTGACATTGTCGTCAAAAGACTCACCAACAATGTCATATCCGTTTTTCTCAGCGTACTCCACAAGAATACTTCTCTGGTTTGACAGCGAGTTAAGTTCCTCGTCTTCATCACGTGAGAGGCGGTAATATAACCAAACTTTCATCTCTTTTTCTCCTTTCGTTACGCGGATTTTTTATCAGGAATTATTAATTTCTGAGGCTTGTCGGGGAGCAAACTATTGTCGGTAATGTAGTCTTTAACCACACTTTTAACGAAGGTTTCGAACTGCTCATCTGTCCCGACGTATTTAAAGCATACGCTGTTGATTTTTGTTTTCTTCTCAGTATTTTTCATTTTATTCTCCTTTCATTTAGTTGATACGCGCGTCAGCTCTGACCGCGTCGTTTTGTTGCAAACACAACATATCACAAAGCTTTTTGAATATCCAGACTTTTTTCAATCTTTTTCAATTTTATAAACTCAATCCCATCTGCTGCTCGTAATCCTCCTGCGTACAGTAATAAACAAATGCCTCATTAGTGATTTTTCTGCCGAGGAGTTTTTCGAGTTCACGCTTTTTATTGGGATTGATTTCGTTGATGTAGTCGGGTGTAAAATAATGGTGGAAATCGCTCGGAATTGACGCAAGCAGGTCGCCGATTTGCGATATCAAATCATTTGAGTACGTCATCTTAAAGCTGTCGTTATGAATCGGCGTTGCGTAGTTTTGATATATTTCCGCGATTCCGCTTTCGCATCCACCCATAGCATAATATATTTCAAGATTTTTCTTCAAGAACATCTCATCAAAGAGTTTGATATCACGGCACTTATGACCGTCGGGAGTTGTAAAGGTAATGTATTTATGGTTATCATCCCAACGAACTTTGTAGCCGTAATCCTCCATGCACCCGATAAAACCTTCCTTAGTATCCGTCTCACACAGCGCGTAGTAAGCGTAACGTCTGAGCTCGTCCTTCCACTTTAAGTGGCGGGGATTCCTTGTTTTTACCTCCGTAACACTCAGTCCTTCAGCCTGACAAAGCCTGTTGGAATACTCTTTGAAGCGGAGCATTTCGTCGCGGCTTTGGTGAAACTTCTTTCCGTTTTTGAAGCTGACGGAGTTCAGAATCAAATGATTGTGCAGACATTTTGTATTCGTATGTGTCGCGACTAACACCTGATAATCAGGAAAATACTCGGCTAATTTCATCCCGATTTCATGAGCTTTCTTGGGAGAAAGTCTGTCGTCAAGTGCGAAGGACTGGATGATATGATAGTACATTCTGCCGTCCTCTTTTCCGAATTGTTTCTTGACAAACCTGAACTCTTCGAGTGCGGATTCCGGAGAACAGTTCACGCCGTCAATCAATTTTCTGTTTGTCGCGTCGCTCCGGGTAACGTAATTAAAAATATTATTCATCGGACTGCCCGCGTTAACGAATTTAACGATTGCCATATATCACCCAGCCTTCCCTGTGTTCTGCGCAGATCGATTTCATAGGCTTGTCCCGCGTTAACCGCCCGCGTGAGCTGATTAATGTTGTTACCAATCCGCCGAAGCTCCGCGGCGATTTCGTCCAAGCCCTTGACGGAAACTATTCTCTTTTCGAGAGCACAGTCACGAAGATAATTGCTAACCGTACGGTAACTTTCGAGCGCTTTTCGCTCAATTATTTCCTTTTCTTCTGCTGAAACACGTGTTGATAAAATCAAATCTTTACTCAAAACTATCATTTCCTTTCATTGTGAAATATATGGGTATGGGCTTAGCCCGACTGCCGAAGTCTCGGCCGCCGAAGAAGGCGGTCGTAAGACAAAGGCGAAACTCGCAATAACCAAGATAGCTAAAACTATCCCAAATAAACACGAGTAATTATCTGAACTAAACCCTTGTATAAATTTGGCGTAACTGACGTAACGACGTTAAGAATTCCCCATAAACTCTAAGCTTGACAGGAATTATGTTCCCGTAACTTTAACGTAACACCCGTGATCAAAGTTACGGGAAAGCCGAAATGTGTTACGGAAAAGTTACGCGATATTTTTTATTCGCGTAACGGCTGAACGTCAATTACAGAGCGGGTTCAGCGTATACGGTTACGGGAGTTACGGGAAAATTTCAAGTACATATCATATCTGTAAATAATTACCGTCCTATCATTTTCAGCCCCGCCGTTGATGAATTTTCCTTTATACAAATCCTTTCCAAAGGCGGCTTAGGCTCCACGGGCTCCGTGGTTACGGGAAATTTTAATAACATATCTTATCCGACTTTGATTTTCTGAGCCACATCACCCTTTTGCTTTTGTCGCCGATTCTAATTGGGAAAGTATTTTGATTACCAAATGTATCAATCAAGTCCTCCTCCGCGAGCGCGCGCATTAGTCCGCGCAGCGTAATTGTGAAGCGTGTTCCTTCCTCGTCGCAAAGGCGCTTGACCGCTTTCAGTGCTGAGTCGCAGTTGAGCAGGTAATAATCCTCGTCCTCCCAGCCTATAAACGCTCCGCCTGTGGGCTCGTACAGCTCTCCGCGCTTCATCACATAAACCTGTCCGCTCTCAATCAAAGAGTAGAGCTTTTTAATAAATATATGCGTCGGCTTATCATTCGTTATGCTGTTACATTGTTCGGCGGCTTGGGAATAAAGATACTCCAAAAATTCCTGTCTTAGCTTATCCGATGAAATCGGGTTAAGCATAAAATTTTCTTCCATAAAATCGATGTAGAAATCAAACCCGATTCTCAGGCACGCGACCGCCTCGGGAATACGTCCGTGGCAGTTTGGATACTTCTTAATAAACTCGTCACGCGCGGATGTGAACCTGCTTTTTAAATCGGAGATAAACTCTTTTTCATCAGCCTGAGTGCTGAGATGAAAGGCTTTCAGATACTCGATATAGGCGTACATACAACGCCTGAAACCGCCGCGCTCAGCTTCACTCTGGTAGGCGGAAAGATTGATAAGATCCACGTCGCCGTCCTTTAATTCGAGCGAGAAATAACGAGCCGTACCGCTTTCTCCGACATCGGGAGCGAACTCAGCTGTGATGATAGCGTTACCCTGCGGCGGACGATTTTCCATAAGCGTAGAATCCGCGCGGAGTCTTCCCCTACCCGTTCGGTCGCCATAGGCTCTCATGACTCTGTGTTGTAAATAGATATGACCCATTTTAGGGTAAAAATAAAATACGATTTAATATTTCGCTTGTTTTACTGACTTTTGATTATGAATATTAATTAATGAATGGATTTCAATTCTAACTTTTCACTCAATAACTGCATTGGACTCTTGTAATCAAGTGTTCTCATTGTTTTGTTATTACTCCATTCCAAATGTCCTTTTAATTTTGTGTTTAATTCTTCAATATTTCTGAATGTTTCCCATTCATAGAAATATCTTTGGTCGTTTCTATGACTTCTTTCTACCTTTCCGTTGTGCCAAGGTGTTCGTGGTGGTATTAATTTATGATTTATACCTAGTTTGTTTAATTCTATTTCAAAAGGACTTTTCACTTCACTGCTCTGATATTTATATGTGAACTCTATTCCGTTATCTGTTTGAATAGTCTGTATTTTAAACGGAAATTCTTTCAATAACATTTTCAAGAATTTGGTTGAGTTTTCAGGTGTATGTTCTTCAAACCCATATACAAATCTCATCCTTGTACATTCATCTATTGCAGTCCATTGATAAAAATGCTTTCCGTCCCTTAAAGCCTTACCTCTTAAGCAATTATATGGCACTTCTTTTACATCTATCTGCACCTTTTCTCCAGGTATTAACAGTTCCGGATATCTTCTATGCTTACGGCTCTTTTTCTTGGTCTTTTTATATTTTACTAAGCCCATTCTTTTAGCTGCATATATCATTCCTGAGTAGCTTCTTGTATATCCTTTTCTCTTTAAATCACTGTATACTCCATCCCATCCATATCTTTCATAGCACTTTTTGAAAGAATTTCTAATTTGTCTTTCTTCTCTTTTTGTGTGCCTGTTAGGATGACTATGTGGTCTGTGTGATTTAGGCAATAGCGATTGCCAGGTACCGTCATATTGTTTACACCATCTCTTTACGCTTGAAAGACTTACACCGTACATTCTACTTGCTTTGCTTTTTCCTTTTCTTATTGCGTATTTTACTACCGCTTGCTTTTTCTTTGCTTCTTGTGTTATCATATTCATGAGGAGTACTTCTTTCTTAGGTTAATGTTTTTTAGCGATTCCATTATACCATATTTTGAAGTTACTCCTCTTTTTTATTGGGTCATATCATTTTAGCACATACATTCGGTCGCCATAGGCTCTCATGACCGACTGTGCTGTAGATGTTAGCTTCTTTTCCTCATCACGACCGCTCGGATGAAAGTCGTCGATACAGGTCAGCACATCCTTGAGCGTAAAGGCGTTATGAAGAATAGAATTCGCTGTATCTCGGAAGCTCAACGGCAAATCGCTCGCAGTAAATTGACCGAAGAACGAAAGAAATAACGCTGCTAATGTGCTTTTCCTGGTTCCTGTATGACCGACTAAGAACAGAACAAATTTTGGTTCACAGCCCGTTCTTTTGAGGAATTCATTAAGCGGAGTAAGGAACGTAAAGGCAATAAGTGAATAGAGAATCTCCTTTTTGACAGGTGGGATCTCGTGCATCATAAAAACGTTTGCGATATCCTGCTCAGAAAAATTCTGCTCGGTTGAGTAGTGCTTCAATTTACCCGAAAGATCTACATCAAAGCGGCTGTCATTCGGCAGAAGATAATGCCAGTGGTTATCGATTTTCTTCCAGCCCGTAACGGTATAAATACATTTCTTATCCGCCGCAGGCGCTGTAAGCTGAATAGCGTGGCGGACATTATCTTTAACGTTTTTGCCAACCTCCAAAACGCATTCAACTCCCCATTTGTCGAGTAGCCAGTTAAACGAGCCGAGCTCCGAGCCGTTAATCTCAATTTCGGGTAGTACTCTGCCGCCCGCGAGCTTTCCACCGAGGCGTAATCTTTTAGTTGTTTCCACGCCGTCAACGACGGTAATTTCGCTTAATAGGCGTGGCGTGAAGTTACAGAGCTTTTTGTCGTAATAGCCCTGCTTTGAGTTAATCTCCATACAGAGATTACCGTCTATTACCTTATACGGCTTAAAGTATAATAATTCATAATCAATATCGTCTATTTTAAACTCCTCCTTTTAAAAATTCTTTTCTAATTTCAAACAGAAAGGCTTTTGCAAAAGCTCCATTGGAATCTCACCACCGCGGGGATTTCCCGCAGCCGCCCTCATTGCCTGCGACGCTTCTAACGCTCGGACTGTGACTGGACGGAAGTATCATTGTCCTCTCTGCAGGTCGTGGCTTTCCTTAGGTTTGCCTCCTGCGGTCGAAGTCTTGAAGGCTCATTTGAGCGTCCGCTTCTGTAGCTCGCTGGCAGAGAGAATGTTTCCTGTTTGCTGTATTCAATTGTCAAGGTTCATTGAAGGGAGTTTCACTTACTACACTCAAAACGTATAAACCCGATCCTGTTTTTGGGGACCATAACTTTTTCAGCAAATCGTCCAAAAACTAAATGCTGGTTTTGTAGAAATTGCTATTCGAAAATAACTCCCTTCACCTACCGCCATAAAACAAGGGGTTTGAGGGGTCAATTTTAGAAGCTGTAACTATATTTCAGCGAAACATCCAAAAACTAAATGCTGATTTTGTGTAAATTGCTATTCGAAAATAACACCCTTCACCTACCGCCATAAAACAAGGGGGTTGAGAAGTCATTTTCAGAAAATGTAACTTTTTTCAGCAAAACCTCCAAAAACTAAGTGCTGGCTTTGTATAAATTGCTATTCAAAAATAACCCCTTTCACCTACTGCACTCAAAAAGGGTATTTGAGGGGTCATTCTCAGAAACTGTAATCATTTTTCGGCGTTTTCACCAACTGAGACTGTTTAGTTTTATTCAAAATGACAATTGTATAAAGATAAATAAAAAAGACCCGCGACTATTAAATAGTCACAGGT from Ruminococcus bovis encodes the following:
- a CDS encoding SPFH domain-containing protein, with translation MGIIKAFTGAIGGTFADQWKDIITAGSFDEHTAVSPGVLKSTNNGRGTNTSGSDGIISNGSKIYIPENTAAFIFSQSGIEDIITEPGGYEYQNGQESIFNGDGVKKSIFKQAKDRIGYGGISADYKQIAFVNLREIRNIYFGTHGPQVYNDLFYGVDLEIYSYGSFTVQIVDPVVFVRNFVPANVNYYSFDDSKVRAQLLSEFLQSFSVALNSLSSTYRVSQLPSQANAISEQIAQDSFNAGTWPERFGFKLVKVGIENIEFSEQSRELVNKYSANKMNLSAYEDVSQKASNIAAQQKMAEGVQTHGFGDMGGMVFGMNMAQGMAQNTGANAQPKPQMSFDEQIEALQKLKSLLDAGVLTQDEFDAKKREIMGL
- a CDS encoding recombinase family protein; translation: MKVWLYYRLSRDEDEELNSLSNQRSILVEYAEKNGYDIVGESFDDNVSGMHFNREGINKIYEQVENDAIEAIIVKDMSRLGRHKTQTALFIDYLREHEVRVLSVTENLDTSNEDDDLIIGFKGLFNDMYARDISKKVRAGMVQKQKKGFVMIPPLGYFKDKNTGEIKVVEKHAEIVRRIFNMYLEGYGFSAIARILNEEGVKSPAYYQKKLLGKNLGYNKPKIGFKYLWDNTGVKRILVNDFYIGTLTCHKTYNNKITHVRKDLPKEEQFVHENFVTPIISKEKFNQVQKLIEQKREGKVRASSGKPCHRYSGLLKCGDCGSTFVAIRRRWRNKPERIEYSCNGYHRYGKENCTPHRINESELDELVYSEILRISEQAKDNYNKVDEEVSKWRKQKNSVTSKIKSLKGELAQRKTDQKEILLERIRDREHAEVYDEMLESCESDIKKIKTEIYEIENYDDTIKKRKAELKNTLEIMEEIVAEGAVSNSNLRQLIDKIVIHETADGLDIRIGIQADFTTHMKIYDGEGEQQADLEVIDQIIPAAMKRRMKPE
- a CDS encoding relaxase/mobilization nuclease domain-containing protein, producing the protein MAIVKFVNAGSPMNNIFNYVTRSDATNRKLIDGVNCSPESALEEFRFVKKQFGKEDGRMYYHIIQSFALDDRLSPKKAHEIGMKLAEYFPDYQVLVATHTNTKCLHNHLILNSVSFKNGKKFHQSRDEMLRFKEYSNRLCQAEGLSVTEVKTRNPRHLKWKDELRRYAYYALCETDTKEGFIGCMEDYGYKVRWDDNHKYITFTTPDGHKCRDIKLFDEMFLKKNLEIYYAMGGCESGIAEIYQNYATPIHNDSFKMTYSNDLISQIGDLLASIPSDFHHYFTPDYINEINPNKKRELEKLLGRKITNEAFVYYCTQEDYEQQMGLSL
- a CDS encoding MobC family plasmid mobilization relaxosome protein codes for the protein MSKDLILSTRVSAEEKEIIERKALESYRTVSNYLRDCALEKRIVSVKGLDEIAAELRRIGNNINQLTRAVNAGQAYEIDLRRTQGRLGDIWQSLNSLTRAVR
- a CDS encoding DDE-type integrase/transposase/recombinase, translating into MITQEAKKKQAVVKYAIRKGKSKASRMYGVSLSSVKRWCKQYDGTWQSLLPKSHRPHSHPNRHTKREERQIRNSFKKCYERYGWDGVYSDLKRKGYTRSYSGMIYAAKRMGLVKYKKTKKKSRKHRRYPELLIPGEKVQIDVKEVPYNCLRGKALRDGKHFYQWTAIDECTRMRFVYGFEEHTPENSTKFLKMLLKEFPFKIQTIQTDNGIEFTYKYQSSEVKSPFEIELNKLGINHKLIPPRTPWHNGKVERSHRNDQRYFYEWETFRNIEELNTKLKGHLEWSNNKTMRTLDYKSPMQLLSEKLELKSIH